The genomic segment TGCATTCGTGTCGTAGGGCGGGTCGCTCGCGATGGTCACGGCGTCGTGCCAGCCGTGGAAGTGGCCCTGGAACTTGAGGAACTTCGGCTGGCCAGTATAGAGCCGGGCCAGCCGTAGGGCCATCATCGTTGCCTCGGTGCCGCTCCCGGTGAACCGGATGCGCTCGGCCGACGGGACGATCTTCTTGACGAGGTCCGCCCATTCGAGTTCGAGGTCGTGGCAGGCGCCCGGGTGCGTACACCTGGCCATCTGATCCTGCACGGCTTTCACCACGTCGGCCGGCGTGTGGCCGAGGATGTGCGAGCCGTGGCCGACGATGTAATCGATCAGTTCGTGCCCGTCCACGTCCCACTTCTTCGAGCCTTTGGCGTGGGTGACGTAAACGGGGAACGGGTCCATCATCCGCGTGTCGTGCGTGACGCCGCACGGGAACAGCGTTCGGGCGCGCTCGAACCGCTCGCGAGACCCGGGAAACGTATCGGCGTACCGCTCAGCAAGTGTTGGCATCGGAAACCTCGGGATTCGCGGCGGCCGTCTGCGATCGGCCCGCCTGCGCAGGATATCTTACGAGAGGAGAACGAAATGAAGAATGGTCACAAAAAGGCACGAAAACGCACAAAAAATGACGAATCCACACGGCATTCGCTTTTTAACTTTTTGTGCGTTTTCGTGCCTTTTTGTGGCCACTGGTTTTGGCCAACGGCGCTCTCACCCCGGCTTCCGCAGCCGCGCCCAGTACCCGCCGTCGGCCGGCTTACCGGGGATGGCGTACCCCTCGGCTTCGACCTTCAGGCCCTTGATCCCGCGGCGGACGCCCTTCACCACGTTTTCGTTCTCGTCCGGTTCGATGCTGCACGTCGAGTACACGACCACACCGCCCGGCTTCACCCGGTCGAGCGCGGCGAAGAGAAGCTTGGTCTGGAGCCGGATCAGGTACTCGAACTCGCCCGGCTGGACGCGCCAGCGAACCTCGGGCCGACGACCGAGTACGCCGGTGTTGCTGCACGGTGCGTCGACCAAGGCGGCGTCGAACGGTCCGGCCGGGGCGTCCGTGCCGTCCTTCACCAGTACGGGCTCCACGTTTGAAACACCGAGCCGGCGGCACAGGGTTGCGACTGTGTCCAACCGTTTCGCCTCAATGTCGCAGGCGACGATCCGGCCGCGGTTGTGCATGAGTTCGGCGAGGTGCGTGGTCTTTCCGCCCGGCGCGGCGCACAGGTCGAGGACGCGCCAGCCGGGGGCCGGGTTGAGGGCCGTCGCCACGGCCATCGCCGACGGGTCTTGCACGGCGAACTCGCCGTCGGCGTACCCCGGCAGGTCGCGGACCGAGTGACCTTCGAGCAGGCGGAGGGACTGCGGGTGCGGGCCGGTGTCGGCGTCGATGTTCCGGGCGGCGAGTTGGACGCGGTAGTCTTCCCGCTCGCCCTTGAGCTTGTTTACGCGGAGCCAGAGTGAGGGCGGGGCGTTGAACCAGAACCCGAGCCGCGTGGCCTCGTCCCGTCCGAAACGCGCGAGCCAACGGTCAGCAAGCCATCGCGGCCACGAGAAGCCCGCAGCCAGGTAGCCCGCGAAGTCTTCCTCCAGGTTCGGGAGGACGGGCCGCGCGAGCTTGCGATAGCGGCCGACGACGGCCGGCCTTTCCGTAATCTCCCCGGCCGGAGTGCTGAAATCCGAGTGGGCCGCGCTCCCCACTGTCACCGACGATGGCACCGCTTCGAATGGCAGGGCATCCGCCCCTGGCGCGTCGGTGTACTCGTCCGTCACGGTCTCGGCCACGCGGCGGAGGACGCCGTTGAGGAACCCCTTCGCCTGACCGCGGCCGATGTGATTGGCCAGTTCGACGGTCTCGTGGACGGCCGCGTGCTTGGGTACGTGTGTCAGGAACGCGATCTGAAACGCGCCGAGCCGCAGCGCGTCCATTAGCGCTGGCTCGACGTTGTTCAGCGGGCGCTGGATGAACGGCTTGAGCAGTGCGTCGAGCGTTCCACGGCGGCGGATGACGCCGAACACGAGCTGCGTGACGAACCGGCGGTCCTGGGCGGAGAGCCCGGTGCGGGTCAGGTTTTCGTCCAACAGCTCGGCGACAAACCCTTCGCGGGAATGGGACCGGGCGAGGATATCGAGGGCGGCGGCGCGGGCGGTCGTCATGCGAGCACTTCCGGCCCGAAGCGGTAGCCGGCCTGGATCGGGTAGCCCCGCAAGAACTCCTCGGCCGTCATCCGCTTTTTCCCCGCGGGTTGGAGTTCGAGGACTTCGAGAGACGCATCACCACACTTCACGCCCATCGACTTGGCATCCCCAAAGATTGAACCTACCGGCGCGCCGGAATCGAGCGTCGGACGGGAGGCGGAAGGATCAACCCGATTGATGATGACCCGAATCGGCTCCTTACCCGGCCGATGAAAGAACGTGTACGCCGTCGGCCACGGCTGCATCGCGCGAACGTGATCGCTGATCGCGGCGGCCGGTTTCGTCCAGTCGATCAGGCCGTGTTCTTTCTTCAGCTTCGGTGCCTTGGTCACTTGAGCGGGGTCTTGTTTCTCGCCCGAGACCGGCCCGGCTTTCATCCGGTTCAGCACATCCACACACAACCCGGCCCCGAGCGGGGCGAGCCGGGTTTCGAGTTCGCCGGTCGTCTCGGTCGGCAGGATGTCTACCGCCCCTTGCGCGAGCATGTCGCCCGCGTCCAGGCCCAGAGTGATTCGGATGATGGTCACGCCCGTGCGCGTCTCGCCGTTCAGGATGGCGTGCGCGATCGGCGACGCCCCGCGATACTTGGGCAGCAGCGACGCGTGGACGTTGATCGCCCCCATCGGAGGCGTGGCGATGACATCCTTCGAGAGAATCTGACCATACGCGGCGACGACTAGCAGGTCCGGGGCGAACGCCTTCAACTGCGCCAGCCCCTCGGGCGTGTTAATGCTCTCAGGCTGAGCGACGGGGACGCCCGCCGACTGGGCGATGGTCGCCATGCCCTTTCCGGTCTGTCGCGTCGACCCGCGGCGGTTGCCGGCGTCCCGGTCCGGTTGCGTAACCAGCCCGACCACGTTCTCCCGCGCCGCGAGCAGCGCCTCGAACGTCGGCTCCGCGAACGTCCCGGTGCCCATCATGACAATACGCATAAATCCTTTTGCCACGGATGAACACGGATAAACACGGATCAGAAAAAGCAGCTAAGATTCGACTCTTTCTCTGATCCGTGTTTATCCGTGTTCATCCGTGGCCACTCCTTCTTAAAGCTTCATTTCGGTGCCGGGGGGAATGGTGCCCTTCTGCACGCCTTCCTCGAATTCGGCGATGAACTCTTCGAGCATTTTCTTGCTCCCCATCCGGGCGAGCGGGCCCATCTTGTCGATGAACAGGACGCCGTTCAGGTGGTCGATTTCGTGCTGCCAAATCCGTGCCGCGAGGTCGCTGCAGACCATCTCGAACGGCTCGCCGCGCAGGTTATACGCTTGCACGCGGACCGTTTTCGCCCGCCGGATGTCCTGGTAGAGCCCCGGAAAGCTGAGACAGCCTTCCCGGTCCTTGAACACGCTTTTCTGCTCCAGGATGACCGGGTTGATCGCGACGACTTCTTTGTCCTGCTGCTCCGGGTCGCCGGCGAAGTTGATAACGATCATCTGGAAGTCGAGCGCGACCTGTTGCGCGGCCAGGCCGAGGCCCTCGTGGCGGTACATGAGTTCGAGCATTCCGCCGGCCGCGAGTTGGACCTCTTTATCAATGGTGGTGACCGGGCGGGCCTTCACTCGCAGGGCGGGGTGCGGGTAATTAACGATCTTCATCGGTAGCTCGGAACGGACGCTCGGCGGGGCGGCGTTACCCCGATCCGTGAATTATAGTGGCGCGGCGAAAAATCGTGGCATTCCCGCGCCGGGCAGTGTACCACTGGGCGAAGAAACCCTCCTCACGCCCCATTCCCTTTCTCCCCACCTCGCTCATGCGCACCACCTTCGTACTTGCTTCACTCGTTGCCATCATCGCCTTATCCGTCGCCAGGGCCGCCGACCCGCCGCCGGTTTTGGCCGACGTGGACGGCCAACCGCTCGCGGCCAACGCGGACCGACTCGCCAAGGCGCTCCAACTCCTCGGCACGCCGTTGCCCGAAGCAGCCGCGAAGGAATTGCAAGCGGCCGTCGACGCGAAGGACGCCCAGAAAGTGCAGAAGGTTCTCGACCCGCGGGTCTTGTTCGTGGTGAACATCAACCCCGAGTCGCGGGTCAAAGTCACGCGGGGGCCGGCGGATGCAGCCCTTCAGCAAGCGGGGTTCGTGCCCGTGCTGGTCAAAGTGGTGAACGAAAGCACGGTCAAGAAGCCGCTCAAGATCGTCAGTCCTCAGGCGGGGCCGCGATACAGCGGTCCCGGGCGGCAGGCTCGTGATCCGAAGGCCGACCCGCGGGACAAAGATCGGTTCCTGCAAGCCGAGATGTACACCGCGCCGCCGATGACGGGGGAATTGAGCGGGCTCAAAGTCGAGTACGCGATCGCGCTGCTCTACAGCACGGAGGCCGGTAAGCGGGAGGCGACGATCGGGTTTGATGTCGGCCAGGGGAACCAGGATCTCGGCTTCCGCGGCGAAGTGCCGGTGCTGTTCGACGTGAAGCCCGGCATCCCGGTCAAGGTGCGAGTCGCCGATTTCGACGGCAAGCCGACTACCGCGCGGTTCATCATCAAGGACGCCACCGGCCGCGTCTACCCGCCCCAGGCGAAACGGCTCGCGCCCGACCTATTCTTCCAGCAGCAAGTCTACCGGCACGACGGCGGGACCATCATCTTGCCGCCCGGCGAGTTCGACGTGGAATTTGGCCGGGGGCCGGAATACCACCTCGTCGCGACGCGCGTGCGCGTCGGTCAAGGCAAGCCGGCCGACCCGGAGCCCGGCATCGCCGTCAAGCTGGTTCGTTGGATCAATCCCGCCGACCACGGCTGGTACAGCGGCGACCACCACATCCACTCCGCCGGCTGCGCGCACTACACGAACCCGACCGAAGGGGTGAACCCCGAAGACATGTTCCTGCACGTCAAGGGCGAAGGGCTGAACGTCGGCTGCTGCCTGACCTGGGGGCCGTGTTACGACTTCCAGCGGCAGTTTTTCGAGGCCGCCCCGAACAAGTTGAGTGAACCGTTCACGATCATCAAATACGACGTGGAAGTCAGCGGCTTCGGGTCGCAGGCGCTCGGGCACGTTTGCCTGCTAAACCTTCGCGACCAGACCTACCCCGGCTCCGCGGGGACGAAGGTGAAGGGCTGGCCGACGTGGACCACGCCGCTCATGCGGTGGGCCAAGGACCAGGGGGCCGTGACCGGGTACGCCCACTCCGCGAACGGCCTCGGCATCGACCGCCCGAAGTCGACCCACCGCCTGTTCACCGAACTCGACGCAGGAGCGAAAGGACACGTAACTAATGCGGACGCCGCGGCCGGGAAACTGCCGCTGCCGGAACCGTTCGACACGATCGACGCGGACAAGGACGGCAAGCTCACGGAAGCGGAACTGAAGCAAAGCACCGACCGCGTGGCGGACCGCCTGCCGAACCTCGTGATTCCGGAAATGAACGGCATCGGCGCGCAAGAAATCTGCGTCACGTCGGCGATGGGCGTCTGCGACTTCATCAGCGCGATGGACACCCAGCGGGTGCCCGAGTGGAACATCTGGTACCACATCATGAACTGCGGCTTCCCGCTCAAGGTGTCGGGCGAAACCGACTTCCCCTGCATCAGCGGCGGCCGGGTCGGCCAGGGCCGCGTTTACGTCCAACTCGGCAAGCCGGACATGGTCGACTTCGCCGCGTGGTGCGACGGCGTCCGCAAGGGCAAGTCTTACGTGTCAGACGGGTACGCCCACCCACTCAAATTCGCCGTCAACGGCACCGCCCCCGGATTCGGCGACGTGAAACTCGACGCGGCGGGGCCGGTCGCGGTGACGGCGACCGTCGCGTTCGCCAAACACCCGCTGCTCGGCACGGCGGTCGGCGCCCGACTGACGGAGGGGGCCACGCGCAAGGTCGAGCTGATCGTGAACGGCCGCGTCGCGGCGACCAAGGACGTGCCGGCCGACGACCAGCCACATGATCTGACGTTCTCGGTCCCTGTGGAACGAAGCAGTTGGGTGGCGCTTCGGCATTACCCGCAGATGCACACGAACCCGGTCAACGTAATCGTCGGCGGCAAGCCGATCCGGGCCTCGCGGCAGTCCGCCCAGTGGTGCGTCGGGGTGATCGAGCAACTCTGGCGCGTTCGCGCGAAAGACATCATCCCAGCCGAACGCGACGAGGCCGAGAAGACGTTTCAGAAGGCCCTCGATATGTACAAGCAAATCGCGACGGAGTCGCCGGAAGACAAGTAAGAATTTTCGCCGCAGATACACGCGGATGAACGCGGATCAGAAAAGAGATTAGACAAGAATTTGTTCTTCTGATCTCTTTCTGATCTGCGTCCATCCGCGTGTATCTGCGGCGAAAATTGCTTGGTGTTGCCGAATCCGACGACCACGCTAGGCTAGCCACGCGATCGCGTTCCCGGGCGGGACATTCTTCGTCACCTCGCTCGCCTCGGTCGCGGACGATCGCATTTTTACACAACCAGTCAGGTCGAGGAGTGCGACATGATTTCACGCAGGGCCGCCCTGGGGGCACTGGCCGCGGCGACAGGTAGCACGCTGACGGCCAAGGGGGACACGAAGGAAAAAGCGGCCGACAAGCCGGCAGAGGCCAAGGGGGGAACGAAGGAGAAGGCAGCCGAGACGGCTCCGAGTTTCAAGTTCCGCCTGCAACGGGCCAAGCCGCGCGTTTACGAGGGTGGTTCGATCCGCGAACACCGGGCGGCCGACTTCCCCGCCTCGCACAACATCTCGGCCGGCGTCGTCCGCATCGAAGCGGGAGCCTTCCGCGAGCCGCACTGGCACCCGAACTCGGACGAGTGGGCCTACATGGTCGAGGGCAGGGTTCGGCTCACCGTCGTCGGCCCGCACGGCCAGACGACGGTCGAGGATTTCGAGGTCGGCGACGCCTGGTTCGTGCCGATCGGCTTCGGCCACTCCGTCCTGAACATCGGCGAGGGCGAAGCCGAAGTTCTCCTGGTCCACAACCACGGCGACTTCACCACCATCGAGCTGTCGGAGTGGGCCGCCGGCGGACCGAAGGACGTATTCGCTTCGACGCTTGCGGTGCCCGAAAAAGCACTCGACAATGTGCCGAAAAAGAAACTCTTCGTCGGGCGCAAGCGCAAAAGTTGATCGCGCGGCTGCCGGTCGGCTAGCTCGTGGAGCCGACCTCGGGGGGTAGCCTGTGCGTTCGGGAGTCGCAGCAAATTGATCATTTCAATCGGAAATCATTGCCCCTTCACATCCCGGTGCTTGTAACACCGGCGCGCGTATCACCCGACCGGCTTCGCGGAACCAGCGCCTCGTCGTAAATCAACCTCATGACCCAGACGATCACCGAAGTAGCCTGTACCGTGTGCGGTTGCGTGTGCGACGACCTGACCGTGACCGTCGAGGGCGGTCGCGTCATCCGGGCAGCCGGCGCGTGCAAGCTCGCCGAGCCGTGGTTCCTCGCGCACAACACGGCTACCCCGCCGGCCGCCAAGGTCGCCGGCCAACCCGCGGCGTTCGCCGATGCGGTTGCTCGCGCCGCCGACCTGCTCCGCCACGCGCGGGCGCCGCTCATCTACGGCCTCTCCCGCAGCACGACGGAGGGCCAGCGGGCGGCCGTCGCGCTGGCGGACCGGATCGGGGCCACGATCGACACGACGGCCAGCACCGGCCACGCCCCGTCGATCGTCGCCCTCCAGCAAGTCGGCGAATCGACATGTACGCTCGGCGAGGTGAAAGCCCGTGCGGACCTCGTCGTCTTCTGGGGCACTGACCCCGTCGAGACACACCCGCGGCACTTCGAACGGTATTCGGTCGATCCAGTCGGCCTGTTCCTACCCGAAGGGCGTAAAGACCGGTTCGTGGTCGTGGTCGACGACCACGAGACGAAATCCGCCCGCCACGCGGACCTGTTCATTTCCGTCCCCCACAACCGAGATTGGGAGGCGCTGTGGGGACTGCGGCTGCTGGTAAAGGGCAAAAAATGGGCCGGCATCCTGAACCCTCCGACGCCTGATTCTGAAAAAGGTGGGGGAGACAAACCAGACGCCGGCGCTCATTCGCTACCCCAAGCGGAAGAGAAACTTCGCGACCTCGCGGCGCGGATGAAGGCGTGCAAGTTCGGCATCGTCTTCTTCGGCGCCGGCCTGACGCGGAGGCCGCTCGCGCACCGGACGATCGAAGCCCTACTCCAACTCGTCACCGACCTGAACGCCCATACGCGGTTCTACGCCCGGCGGATGCGCCGCTACGGCGACGTGGCCGGGGCGGACTCGGTCCTCGCGTGGCAGACCGGATACCCGTTCGGGGTGAACCTGGCTCGCGGGTATCCGCGGTACAACCCCGGCGAATTCACCGGCCCCGACCTGCTCGCGCGGAAGGAAGTCGACGCCTGCGTGATCGTCGGCAGCGACACGGTCGCCGACTTTCCGCCCTCGGCACTCGCGCACTTGCGCACGATCCCGGTGGTCCTACTCGATTCCCCCGGCAACCAGTCGCCCGTCGCCGCGGACGTGAAGTTCACCACGGCCGTGTACGGCATCCACCGCCCCGGCACCGCCTACCGAATGGACGAGGTGCCAATCCCCCTGCGCGTCCTGCTCCCGACCGATTACCCGAGCGACGGGGAGGTGTTGGAGGAGATGCTGAAGAGGGTGAAGCCAGCCGGGACAGAGGACATACCGGGGTAGCAGTGAACACTTTGCTAGAAGGGCCGGTGTGTCAGGAGATCACGAGGCTCGTTTTCAGCGGGTCGCCAAGTCACTTCACGCATCCGTCATCCGTTGCTCTCAGCCCCCAGCTATGGGGTTGCGTCCTCTGACTCATCGGGCCAAGCTTCCATCACCTTTGTGAGCCACCAATCGGCGATTATCAACGTCACGAATGGCCCCAAAAGAGTCAGTCCGGGGAGCCCCCAGACGCGAAAGAATTTCCACGCGGCTCCGAAGCCGACACTCTCAACCGATTTGGGACCGAGGCCGTCTCGCTGTATCCACACCAGTGGGCTGATGATTATCCACAACACCAGTGCGGCCAACAACATCGCCCACACGATTCTGATGCCGGTCCGCACCAGGCCGATCAGTTTCGTCGGCGTCCGTTTTCCCCGCCAGTCGGTTGTTTCAAGGCCATCGATTGCCGCGATTGCTTCGGCCGCGCGGCCGCGAACTTTTCTTCGACGCGGCGCCGGACTTATAATTTAGCAAGGGGGGAAACAGCAACTCGAGCGGAGCGCACACCTCCGCTCGCCGCAGAGCCCACGGACGAGTTGCAACGTCACAGGGTATGCGTATGGAACCGATGCACGGGGCACCGCGGTTGTCGGTCCTGGCAGTCGACGACCACCTTGATACGGTCGAAAGTCTGGTCGAACTCCTCACCCTCCTGGGGTATCACTCCCGGGCCGCCACCACCGGCGAGGATGCCCTGGCGATGGCCGCCGAATCGCCTCCCGACGTGGTCCTCCTGGACATGCACATGCCCGGCATGGACGGGTGGGAACTCGGCCGCCGGCTCGCGTGCGGGCCGAAGCCGCCGATTCTGGTCGCAGTTACTGGCTGTGATCGGGAAGAGGACCGCCGCCGGTCGGCCGACGCGGGCATTCACCTCCACCTGCTCAAGCCTGTCGAACCCGGCGTGCTGGCGGGGATGTTGAAGCGCTTTGAACGAACGCTCGCGCCCGCCGAGCCGGAGCCGGTCTTATAGCCCGCCTTTTGTTTCCTGATCACCGATCCCGAGTGCTGTTTCAACAGTCCGGGACGCCTCATTTTTAGCGATTAAGCGGCCAGAATCAGATTTGCACCCGCCGGTTGTAGATCCACCACTCCAGCACCAACACGAGCAGCCCGCACAATACCGGCCACTTCCAGAGGTCGCGGGGCTGCTTGCGGGGCGCATCGGCAGTGACGGTCGCGCTGCCCACCTTGACCGCGTCGGCCGGCGCGATGTCGCTTTCGAGCGGGTCGAACAGGTTGACCGCGAACCGCCGGTACTGGGTGCCCTTGCCGCCCGGGTCGTCCCACCGGACGGTGTAGACCCCGAGCTGATCCGTGCCGGTCACGGCGAACTCGGCCCGCGAGCCCCGCTCCAGTTTGGTCGAGGACTTGTCCGGGGCGACCACCCGAATCTCGGCCGCCCCACCGAGGCGAAGGTGCTTGACCTGGCCCGGCTTGATCGGCTCCTCGGTCCCGGCGTCCCGCACGTTGCCGAGCGTCAGCACGACGTTCCGCATGAATAAGGGAAAGCTCACCTTGAGCGGCCAGTTCGTGTTCCACCGGCCGTCGCCCGTGACAAGCGGGAAAGCCAGCGCGAGATCGGTGTAGGACTGCCGCGGGATGGCCGCGAGGAGGACGAGGTTTTCACTCCCCTCAATGAGCCGCTGCGTCCGCGGAGGAAGCTGGTCCGGGAAACGGAACGCCTCGGCCACGTCTACTTCGTCCAGCGCCTGGAGATTTCGCATAACCGGGTGTCGGCCCTGCCAGCCGCGGACGCTCGGTCCCGTCACCGGCTGGACCGCGTTCGCGTCACCCGGCTTGGCCTTGTCCGCCGGGACGAATGGTGGCGGCGGGTACCCGACAAAGAACGTGTTCGCCGATGGCATCGCGTCGACCGACGCCGGTCCGCAACGGTCGAAGATCACGAGGTCGTACTTGCCCTCACGGGCGGGCGTCAGGTATTCCTTCGGGTCGCCGGTTAGGACGTCGGGCGGGAGGAAGGCGACTTCCGCGATCTTCTTTGTGCTGACCGAGTCGAGGAAGTCGCGGAGCCGCCGGTTCTCGGGGCCGACCACCAGCACCCGCGCCTTGCGGACGACGCCCAACACGACCCACGCCTCGTCGTCCGCCGGAAATGCGTCCTTCGCCCCGTCGAGTTTCAAGTGAAGAACGTAGTCCGTGTTTTCGGGCACGTCGCTGATGGTGAACGCGAGGTCCGGCCGTTCGGACTTGGCCGGGATCGGCCGGCGTTTCAAGTCGCGGCGGGTCTCGTCGTCGTCGTAAGTGGCGATGAGCCGGTCGCCGCCTTCGAGGACTTCGAGCCGGGCGCGGATGTCCGTGTCGGTCCCGCGGTAGTTGCGGACGGTGGCCCGGGCGATCACCTTGGTCGGGTCGTCCGGATCGCGCTCGGCGTCGAGGCGCAAAATGCCGACATTGTCGGCCGTGCTTCCCGAGACGGGTGGGACGTGAAAGGTCAGGTTCAGGTTAGCGAGCGCAAACTCGGGCACCGGCGGGAACTTGCCGTCTGAATACAAGTGAACGTCGGCCTGCATGCCCTCGACGCCGACGTAAGTGCGTTCCTTGCCCGGTTCGGGGTTGGCGGGGGCGGCGGCCTCGTTTTCCGTCGACCGGGCGGGGTTCGCGAGACTGGCGGCGAGGCCGAGCGCCTCGTCGAGCCGGGTCGGCCGCAGGGTCGGGGTGATCCCCTCGACCGCCCGCTTGAGGGCGGCCCGGTTGTTGGTGTACGACTGGCGGATCTCGGCCACGTCGCTGAACGCGATCACCATCCCGGTGTCCGAGTCGGTGCAGGCGTCAATTTCCTTGATCGCTTCCGTCTTGGCCCATGCGAGGCGGTCCGGCGCCACGTCGGTCGCGCTCATGCTGGCGGAGTTGTCGATCACGAGGATGTAGTGCTTGCCGCCCACGATCGCCCCGTGTAGTCGCGGCCCGAGGACGCCGTAAATCATCACCAGCGCGGCTAGTACCTGAAGGAGCAACAGGACGTTCCGCCGCAGCCACTGCATGAGCCGGTTCACGTGCAGGTCTTCGATGCTCTTTTTCCACAGGAACGTGGACGGCACCGGCAGCGCCTTCCGCTTCAGCCGCAAGAAGTAAAGCAAAATAATCGCGGGCGGCACGCAGAACAGCACGACCGCGGCCGGCAGCGTGAGCGCGACCCGGTGGCTCACGCCGGCCCGCGACTCCAGCCACGCGTTCACGTCCTGGCCGTAGCCCAGCAGGTCGGCGGTGAACACCGCGACCCCCGGCAGGGCGAACAGGACGAGCAGCACGACGGCGATCGGGAAGAGGCTGCGCATAGGGTCGCGACGGTAAGTGACGGGGGACGACTCGTACTTAGAAACCATCTCAGAAAGTATAATGTACCAGGGCAGGAGGTTACGGGAAATCGCGGAGCGAGTGTATGACGGCGGACAGAGAATCGATCCTTCCGACGATCTGGGAGGTATCCGATGATTTATGGGCGAGGATCGAACCGATCCTTGCGGCGGCCTGGCCTCGGCGAGACCCCGTGGTCGGCATCACGCGGATTGGCGTAGGTGCCTGAACGGGATCATC from the Fimbriiglobus ruber genome contains:
- a CDS encoding vWA domain-containing protein; its protein translation is MRSLFPIAVVLLVLFALPGVAVFTADLLGYGQDVNAWLESRAGVSHRVALTLPAAVVLFCVPPAIILLYFLRLKRKALPVPSTFLWKKSIEDLHVNRLMQWLRRNVLLLLQVLAALVMIYGVLGPRLHGAIVGGKHYILVIDNSASMSATDVAPDRLAWAKTEAIKEIDACTDSDTGMVIAFSDVAEIRQSYTNNRAALKRAVEGITPTLRPTRLDEALGLAASLANPARSTENEAAAPANPEPGKERTYVGVEGMQADVHLYSDGKFPPVPEFALANLNLTFHVPPVSGSTADNVGILRLDAERDPDDPTKVIARATVRNYRGTDTDIRARLEVLEGGDRLIATYDDDETRRDLKRRPIPAKSERPDLAFTISDVPENTDYVLHLKLDGAKDAFPADDEAWVVLGVVRKARVLVVGPENRRLRDFLDSVSTKKIAEVAFLPPDVLTGDPKEYLTPAREGKYDLVIFDRCGPASVDAMPSANTFFVGYPPPPFVPADKAKPGDANAVQPVTGPSVRGWQGRHPVMRNLQALDEVDVAEAFRFPDQLPPRTQRLIEGSENLVLLAAIPRQSYTDLALAFPLVTGDGRWNTNWPLKVSFPLFMRNVVLTLGNVRDAGTEEPIKPGQVKHLRLGGAAEIRVVAPDKSSTKLERGSRAEFAVTGTDQLGVYTVRWDDPGGKGTQYRRFAVNLFDPLESDIAPADAVKVGSATVTADAPRKQPRDLWKWPVLCGLLVLVLEWWIYNRRVQI